The Thermodesulfobacteriota bacterium DNA segment GCCCCCGATATTTCGGGGATTACACTAAATTTCGGGTTTGTATTCGAGTCGGAAATCCGGTGTCGAGGATACCGAGCTTGCAATTAAACAGCGATAGATTGCCGACCTGTGTAAATTTGTGCATGCAAATGTAGGGAGGAACGCATGCTTGCGTTAACTACAAAACCTACTGGCTAATAATCTGATGCATTAGCTGGATTTAGGGTCGAGCTAGGACAAGTAGACTAAAACAAAGATCTCCACCGAGCTGGGACGTCAAAAATTCAAGACCTATCCTGATGGGCTTCTTACCTTGAAAATCCCCAACTCGACAAAACGATTGGATGTGCTAGAATGACAGTTGCTCTGCAAGTCCTAATCACCAGGATAGAGCGTATAACGAATTGCAAGTGATAAATACGCCTTCACTTGTTCAGGATGGGGAAATCCATGGACCAGATTGAAGGGCGGGGTGCAAGACCTTCTGCATTTCCTGCTTTTTACGGGGGAATTCCCTCAAACAAACTAGCCCGGTTGGAGTTTCTTTTTCAGAAAGCCCCAATCGGTTTATGCATAATAGACCGAGACTTGCGTTACATCTCTATCAATGAAACGCTGGCCGCGATAAACGGCAAGTCTGTTGAAGAGCATATTGGGCACTCACTTAACGAGGCCACACCTGAAATCACATCAATTTTTGAGCCCGTGTTACGTGGGGTACTTGATACGGGTGAACCAGCATTAAGCCTTGAATTTAGGTGCCCAGCTCCGATAAAGCTTCAAGACCTTAGATATTGGCTAGTCAGTCTTTATCCCTTCGAGGATGATGGAAAAGTGCAGGCAGTGGGCATCATGGTACAGGATATAACCAATTTGAAGCGGGCCGAAGCAGAATCGCTCGAGGGCCGTCATTTGATCCGGACTTTAGTTGAGGGTACCAAAGCCGTGCCATGGATATCTGATGCAAAAACCGGGCGGTTTACCTATGTTGGTCCTCAGATGGTTGAGTTATT contains these protein-coding regions:
- a CDS encoding PAS domain S-box protein, yielding MDQIEGRGARPSAFPAFYGGIPSNKLARLEFLFQKAPIGLCIIDRDLRYISINETLAAINGKSVEEHIGHSLNEATPEITSIFEPVLRGVLDTGEPALSLEFRCPAPIKLQDLRYWLVSLYPFEDDGKVQAVGIMVQDITNLKRAEAESLEGRHLIRTLVEGTKAVPWISDAKTGRFTYVGPQMVELFGYTVDQWYEKDFWSAHIHPEDRGFAIKYCEQSSRGLRDYEFDYRMIASDGKVVWIHDMVNVESIGGEPITLRGFMIDITDQKRAQERLKESEERYRTLYENNPLMCFTTDAEGTVLYVNQLGAEQLGYTAEQLSGKS